The Aedes aegypti strain LVP_AGWG chromosome 1, AaegL5.0 Primary Assembly, whole genome shotgun sequence sequence GTTTTTCTGTGATATTACTATTATCCTCCACTGCAACTCTTCCACACCATCAAGTGGGACTCTTATGCGTCCATTTTTTCAAACAGGGCAGTTCGACTTCAACTCTTTGTCggtatttttttcagaactaACATTTTGCTTGTACTACGAAAATACATGTTAATTGATAATGTTAGGTAacggaatcgaaaaaaaaaaacaaatgaatacAGAATACTTATGCGCCCACCGTCAGTAAACCACTTACTACTTAGGATTTTCCCTAAAATGATGGCTTTAGAAACGAACCAACTCGCTTGAATCAAGTCACATCACTCTCAAACCTCTAATGATATAACTAGGTaactaaaatgtttgttttttgaaGCGATTACGTTAGAATTGTCGTCTAAATTATAAGGAGATTTCGAAGCTATACATTGATTATGTAGTGAAGTAGACATAGATACCGTATATTAGAAATGTAAGTGTAACACTCAATTGATCCGCCACACATCTAGGAATGGGGTGTAAACTGTTCTAAATCATAGATCAAAGTTTGTGAAACGAGACATTCGGCCGGCTCGGGGCAAATTCCGATCAGAATGTCGGCGTGGCTGTAGAATTCTTCCTTCAGCGAAATGACCACCGTTTGCAGATTCGTACACTTCTCTCGAATGTAGGAAGCCACCTTACCGATATTTGTATTGTCCAGCGCTGCGTCGATCTCATCCAGCACGAAGAAGGGAGCAGGTTGGAAACTGTGGATGGCAAACAGCAGTGCTAGGGCAGCGATAGTTTTCTCACCACCACTAAGATTACTCATGGGCTGGAATCGTTTTCCCGGGGCTACGCAATTGTAGTTGATACCATCCAGATACGGTTCCTCCGGATTATCCGGACCGAGGTACGCTTGAGCCGCTTCATTGCGAGCCAGTTGCTTGTAAATACCATCGATTGCATCGGAAATGTGGTTGCAGCAGTTTGTGAACAGAGTGCATCGTTCGTTTTTGATCTTCTCGAAGGCGGCTTTCGCTTTCTTGGCCTTCTTCCGTGCTGCCTCGAATTCTTCGTTTGTAGTTTGGATCTTCTCCGTTACGCGATCCAGCTTCTGCATTGCCTTGAGATTTGGCGTTTGAATCTTCTCCAGAGTGTCCAACTTCGACTGGAGTTCCCTAGCCAGACCGTCGCCGACTTTTTTCACTTGATCCGGTTCGGATGGATTCGTCAGATTCTTCGGCAGGGAACTGTAATCAATTTCGATTTTCGCTTCCCGTTCGTAGATTGTACTAAGCGGTGTCGTTTCCGACTCGTTGCCACCCGTTTGCTCAACGATGTCGTTCATTTTGCCGCGTTTCATCGGAATTTCGATTGCATCCATCTTGCACTGCATCAACAGGTTGTGCCGTTTATTCTTCATCGTTTCAATTTTGCTTTCGATTCCGGCAATTTGCTGATGCACAGCTGCCAACTCCTTGGCTTGCTGTTGGACGTCCCGACGAGCTTTGGCCATCTCTTCCTCCATGGCGTCAACGGCTGCTTTTTTGGCGGCCTTGTCAACCTTCATCTTCTCTATGCGCTCCTTATCCTTCTCGATTTCCTGCCGTTGACGTGCTTCTGCCTGTTTGAACGTTTCCAGAGAATCCTCATCATCCTGAACCGCTCGCTCCCAGCGAGTAACGTTTTCTGAGGGGGATATTCAAAATTACAACTTCTATAAATTGAAAAGATATCGACTATGGCTAGTCTACTTACTGGACGTATCCTTCGATCTCTCGAACTCCAAATTGTTGTTGATACGATCGATTTGCTGCTCGAATTCGGCACGCTTCTTAGCCCTCTCCTGCTGCAGCACCAGCTCACGTTCTTCGAACTGACGGATGTTGGCCACCCCGATGCGGGCACAAAACTCGGCATACACGTCGTCCTCAACGTTGTTCATGTTTTCCTTAATTTCCTGAATTTTCAGATCACGCTGTTGCATGCGACGTTCGATCTCACTGATCTTGGGACCGATTTGGTCCAATTCCAACTGGAGTTGAGCCAATTTTTTATCGTACTCCTTGATGTTCTTCTTCGAGGCATCCAGATCATTCTGGCTATATTTGAGCCTGTTCTCCAAGCCTCGAATCTGACTTTCAACCGTGGTCAATTCACCTTGACGGCGCGTCTTCTTCATGACCTCTTTCAGTTCTTCCGTTATCTTCTCTTTCTGTGCTTTCAACTGGGCCATGTGCTTCTCGTCCCAGCGCTTGGCCTTACGTGCCAAATCGTGACTACCGCCAGAAATGATACCGGATTTCTGATAAAAAGTACCGTCCAGTGCCAACGCATCATACCGACTGCGGTCGATTTCGTACGCAACCTTCATAGCGTCGTCCGGAGTTTCGCAAACCAGTGCGTTGTTGGTGGCAAACAGTACGGCTGGTTCGATCTGCGGAGGGCTAAACTTGAGCACATCGTAGATCAACTTGACGTTACGTGGATCCTCAATATTCCTGAAATTTAAGTAACATAAGTAATCACGAGTTAGGAATGTTGCTATTTCTTACCTCAACCGCTCCTTAAGAGGTTTCTTCTGCAAGTAATCCAACGGAAGGAACGTCTCGACGTCCAGCATTTTCTCCTTCAAAATCTGAATGCACCGCCGAGCGGTCTTCTCCGTGTCGACAATGATGGCCTCCATGTACTTGCCAAGCACTTTCGTTACGGCCACGTTGTAACGCTTGTGCGTCGGCTGACACATGTTGATCATTCGATCGTAAACGCCCGGAACTTCCTGTTTGAACAGCTCGACCACTTCCTGCTTCTTTTTACGACGAGCATCCTCGTGCTTGTCGATCTTGGCATCGCCCAGCTGCTCTCGTACGTCATCCAGCTCGGCTTGCAGCTCCAGTATCCGTTCCTTCGACGAACCAACATCCTGACTGAGCTCTTGCTTCAAGCGGTTCTGCTCTTCCAATGCTTGTTTGCTTGCTTTTATATGATCGATTAGTTTCTCCTGTCGTTTCGCGGCTTCGTTCCTCTCCGATTCGtactttttgtaattttccTCTATCTGAGCCTTCTTATTGATCTCACTGTCTAACAAATCTTGATCGGATTTTTGCTCGCGATTCACAGAATCCAACTTGATCAAGTATTTGCCGGAAGTAGCATCCGCCTTCTGCTTCAATCGATCGTACTCCTGTACCAAATTCTGCTCCAGATGGACATTGCTGCCACGCTTCTTCGATTCTCCAGCGATTGCATCTTCGAAGGTTTTCATCTTGGCTTCGATGCCCTTCAGTTCATCTTCCAACTTACGGATATCGGCTTGATGTGCTTCGTCGGCTTTTCGAGCCTGCTCCAAAGTCTTCATGGCGCTGTCGA is a genomic window containing:
- the LOC5567061 gene encoding structural maintenance of chromosomes protein 1A yields the protein MDSAFLQFIEVDNFKSYRGKVTIGPLKKFSAVIGPNGSGKSNFMDAISFVMGEKTTSLRVRKLNELIHGASIGRPVSNRASVMAKFIITDQEGNQTSKSFQRSVIGSSSEYRINGSVVTTNAYLQELEHIGINVKAKNFLVFQGAVESIAMKNAKERTALFEEISGSGLLKEEYNKLKHEMQMAEEETQFTYQKKKGIAAERKEAKLEKQEADRYARLKDEYAEKQIQYQLYRLYHNEKETKRLYEDMESKQQDLTLIEKKKEEADDVLKEKKKEAGKTARDLAKNEQEIREVESEMSKKHPMFIKAKEKVAHTKKKLDSAMKTLEQARKADEAHQADIRKLEDELKGIEAKMKTFEDAIAGESKKRGSNVHLEQNLVQEYDRLKQKADATSGKYLIKLDSVNREQKSDQDLLDSEINKKAQIEENYKKYESERNEAAKRQEKLIDHIKASKQALEEQNRLKQELSQDVGSSKERILELQAELDDVREQLGDAKIDKHEDARRKKKQEVVELFKQEVPGVYDRMINMCQPTHKRYNVAVTKVLGKYMEAIIVDTEKTARRCIQILKEKMLDVETFLPLDYLQKKPLKERLRNIEDPRNVKLIYDVLKFSPPQIEPAVLFATNNALVCETPDDAMKVAYEIDRSRYDALALDGTFYQKSGIISGGSHDLARKAKRWDEKHMAQLKAQKEKITEELKEVMKKTRRQGELTTVESQIRGLENRLKYSQNDLDASKKNIKEYDKKLAQLQLELDQIGPKISEIERRMQQRDLKIQEIKENMNNVEDDVYAEFCARIGVANIRQFEERELVLQQERAKKRAEFEQQIDRINNNLEFERSKDTSKNVTRWERAVQDDEDSLETFKQAEARQRQEIEKDKERIEKMKVDKAAKKAAVDAMEEEMAKARRDVQQQAKELAAVHQQIAGIESKIETMKNKRHNLLMQCKMDAIEIPMKRGKMNDIVEQTGGNESETTPLSTIYEREAKIEIDYSSLPKNLTNPSEPDQVKKVGDGLARELQSKLDTLEKIQTPNLKAMQKLDRVTEKIQTTNEEFEAARKKAKKAKAAFEKIKNERCTLFTNCCNHISDAIDGIYKQLARNEAAQAYLGPDNPEEPYLDGINYNCVAPGKRFQPMSNLSGGEKTIAALALLFAIHSFQPAPFFVLDEIDAALDNTNIGKVASYIREKCTNLQTVVISLKEEFYSHADILIGICPEPAECLVSQTLIYDLEQFTPHS